Proteins encoded within one genomic window of Vanrija pseudolonga chromosome 3, complete sequence:
- the YFL052W gene encoding putative transcriptional regulatory protein: MDITLISPGMLPTMNQSCDQCQVRRRKCNRALHCSMCIKAELQCTYRTKLKKRGPRGTIVERLKKMQEDEAAQNSTASRSETTIAGQASNQVYSASRLDEVDIIHPTPAPTRTASEALNFDVSPLDVSPLALAPTTTLTRVTTSSLSSVLTMAEIDNLVTKYFHHIHPCYPFLDREWFLEGLGTIEHADSVFGTMVLALCALTMAFITEVIRDDESEEFRVRRERVIAEVTLRHYTRALGSNTTLEQVITTFHLGLYFSIVFGDEAGHFRVAESAHLARSMGLHHASTYVDMDPAQRSRTMAVYCFVVVRNRACELRQGTSQVVCLGQSPLLPSFDDAVDPAYRLFSMDTRTVEISHLALLTNLFDVVTPEFCRCARDQCDLNSCRLSPSDIVNYVSKLERAAASICPKTFSAVQPALSLWDEVWWIEVLMGQQWIAAHIWHMAVQHGIDISGLEGGKFQRWPLEIADTVAQVLTTANLRSVHILGTGLAHRLSYINSCGSQYLQATEVEEQELERALANLQHISEVVVGWDPRYWTRRLQQSATHTCKA; the protein is encoded by the exons ATGGATATCACGCTCATATCACCGGGCATGCTGCCCACGATGAACCAGTCCTGCGATCAGTGTCAGGTCCGCCGTCGAAAG TGCAACCGCGCTTTACACTGCTCAATGTgcatcaaggccgagctccaGTGCACCTACCGCACCAAGCTCAAGAAGCGGGGTCCGAGAGGGACAATAGTAGAGCGGCTCAAGAAGATGCAAGAGGACGAGGCTGCGCAGAACTCGACCGCCAGCCGTTCGGAAACGACCATTGCGGGCCAGGCCAGCAACCAG GTCTACTCAGCGTCAAGACTCGATGAGGTTGACATCATCCACCCAACTCCCGCCCCAACTCGCACGGCGTCGGAAGCCCTCAACTTTGACGTCTCCCCACTTGACGTCTCcccactcgcactcgcacccACAACCACCTTGACACGTGTTACGACCTCTTCTCTTTCCAGTGTCCTGACCATGGCAGAGATCGACAACCTAGTGACCAAGTACTTTCACCACATCCACCCGTGTTACCCGTTCCTGGATCGCGAGTGGTTTCTTGAAGGACTCGGAACAatcgagcacgccgactcCGTCTTTGGCACAATGGTACTCGCGCTTTGTGCCCTCACCATGGCCTTCATCACCGAAGTCATTCGGGATGATGAGAGTGAGGAGTTTCGGGTacgtcgcgagcgcgtcatTGCCGAGGTCACGTTGCGACACTATACTCGGGCCCTGGGGTCCAACACGACACTCGAGCAGGTCATCACGACcttccacctcggcctctACTTTTCCATCGTATTCGGAGATGAGGCTGGACATTTCCGGGTAGCCGAATCAGCGCATCTCGCGCGCTCCATGGGACTCCATCACGCCAGCACATATGTTGACATGGATCCCGCACAGCGGTCACGTACTATGGCCGTGTACTGCTTCGTGGTCGTCCGCAACCGAGCATGCGAGCTCCGCCAAGGAACAAGCCAGGTCGTCTGCCTCGGTCAGAGCCCCTTACTTCCGTCGTTTGATGACGCTGTCGACCCAGCGTATCGACTGTTCAGTATGGACACGCGCACCGTCGAGATTTCGCACTTGGCACTCTTGACAAACCTGTTCGACGTCGTCACTCCCGAGTTCTGCCGATGTGCAAGGGACCAGTGCGATTTGAATAGCTGCCGCCTCAGCCCTTCGGACATTGTCAACTATGTCAGCAAGttggagcgcgcggcggcatccATTTGCCCAAAGACCTTCTCAGCTGTCCAACCCGCACTCAGCCTATGGGATGAAGTGTGGTGGATTGAAGTATTGATGGGCCAACAGTGGATCGCAGCACACATCTGGCACATGGCTGTCCAGCACGGTATAGATATCAGTGGCCTCGAAGGGGGCAAGTTTCAGCGCTGGCCGCTGGAGATTGCCGACACCGTCGCACAGGTACTCACAACGGCGAATCTCCGATCCGTGCACATCTTGGGAACAGGGCTG GCGCACCGATTGAGCTAC
- the qutG_5 gene encoding Protein qutG, translating into MVKENADSRVDIDEVLAFAIQLARDAGDLIREGQAGIFKSQSVAQTKANAVDLVTEVDKAVEAFIFGRIRAAYPQHQFIGEETYHGQVISDKPTWIAWSSPIDGTTNFIHGYPMAATSIGLAVGGVPVVGVVYNPFLNMLYSAGAGRGAYLNQTTRLPITGKPRPLADLGHALISVDIGGSRRPSVLSSRLRTFEKLAGEPEFGGKMVHSLRSIGCASLNICQVASGGQDMHWEIGAGICILTEAGGAAFGGKHTALTGEVDRKLIVGRKYLFVRNIAPGPGETGLEVQRQFATQFYDLTDDIEP; encoded by the exons ATGGTCAAGGAGAACGCTGACTCCCgtgtcgacattgacgaggtTCTGGCCTTTGCTATCCAGCTTGCCCGCGAC GCCGGAGATCTGATCCGGGAGGGCCAGGCTGGTATATTCAAGTCGCAGTCGGTGGCCCAGACCAAGGCAAACGCCGTTGAC CTTgtcaccgaggtcgacaaggccgtcgaAGCTTTCATCTTTGGACGGATTCGCGCGGCGTACCCTCAGCACCAGTT TATTGGTGAGGAGACCTACCATGGTCAAGTCATCTCGGACAAGCCGACCTGGATTG CTTGGTCAAGCCCCATCGATGGCACGACCAACTTT ATCCATGGCTATCCCATGGCGGCGACATCCATCGGCTTGGCTGTGGGCGGTGTCCCTGTCGTTGGAGTTGTCTACAACCCGTTCCTAAACATGCTC TACTCAGCCggagctggccgaggcgcgtATCTCAATCAGACGACGCGCCTCCCTATCACTGGCAAGCCTCGGCCCCTCGCAGATCTAGGTCACGCACT CATTTCGGTCGATATTGGCGGATCGCGACGGCCTTCGGTTCTGAGTTCGAGACTGAGGACTTTCGAAAAGTTGGCCGGCGAGCCAGAGTTTGGCGGAAAGATGGTCCATTCGCTCCGTTCGATTGGGTGCGCCTCGCTCAACATTTGCCAGGTAGCCAGCGGCGGACAGGACAT GCACTGGGAGATCGGA GCCGGCATTTGCATTCTCACagaggcgggcggggctgCTTTCGGCGGCAAGCACACCGCACTCACAGGAGAGGTCGACAGGAAGCTGATTG TTGGTCGCAAATACCTATTTGTGCGCAACATTGCCCCGGGACCA GGAGAGACTGGCCTCGAGGTCCAACGACAGTTTGCTACCCAGTTTTACGACTTGACCGACGACATTGAGCCGTAA